The genomic segment CTCACACGACGGAGAGGCGCAGGTCACAGAGCAATCGACGCAGGAATGGCGATCACGACCGATTTGGAGGTTATGCCGACAGTGGCGTACGTCGATGAATCAGGGAACGATTCACCGGTGCCGGGCCGCCATTAACCAATGCGACACATCAATGCCGGCCGGTGGCGATCCGGTCGTCGTCCTGGCGCGACGCGACCACGGCGGGCACCACGATGGCGGTCAGGATCAGCCCGTGGTCGACCATCCAGCGGCCGGTGAAGCCGGTGAGCCGCCGGCCGCCCACCCGCGGGCCGACCACCAGCAGCCGGGCGTCGAAAGTGCCCGTCTGCGGCCCGGCCGGGCCCGGACGCAGCGTGATCACCGCGTCCTCGAAGTCGAGCCAGCGCTTGGCGAGCGGGAACCAGGCCTTGTAGACCGCCTCCTTGGCGCAGAACAGCATGCGGTCCCACCGGATCTCGGGCCGGCTCTCCAGCAGCTCGGACACGTGCACCCGCTCGTCGGGCAGCGCCACCGACTCGAGCACCCCACCGGTCAGCGGCTCGTTGGGCTCGGCGTCGATGCCGACTGTGGTGATCACGGACTGCTCGGCGATCACCACGCCGCGGTAACCGGCGCAGTGGGTGATCGTGCCGACGATCCCGGCCGGCCACAGCGGCTCGTTCATCCGGCCGGACAGGATCGGGGCCGGTGGGCGGCCGAGCCGGCCCAGCGCCGCCCGGGCGCAGTGCCGCGCGGTCGTGAACTCCCGGCGCCGTTTCTCGACCGCCTTGGCGACGAACTGCTCCTCCTCGGGCAGCAGCGTCGCGTCCGGCGGGTCGTCGAACGTGTCGACCGCGACCACGCCGGCGGGCAGGATGTCCTCGATCATGATGTCCCCGCAGTGGCTAGGTGGGTCTTTCCTGCTTGCCATCGTAGGCGCGGCCGCGGACCCGGCGACATCGCCGCGAGCCCCTTCACGGGCCGGTGGCCGCGGCAGTAAGGGCCAGGGCCGTCGCCCGTCCGGGGGTACGGCCCCGAGGCCCCCTGGCAACTGTCGCAGGGGTTACGGGGCACCGGGCGCGAGCCGAAGAATCGGTGGCACGACCTGACCCGCCCGCCGCTCACGAGGAGGCACTCCATGACGGTCGCCACCGTCGACACCAGCCTGTGGCTGCGCAGCTATCACGGCGCCCACGCCGCCCCGGCCCGGCTGCTCTGCCTGCCGCACGCCGGCGGTTCGGCCAGCTACTACTTCCCGGTCTCGCGAGCACTGTCCCCCCGCATCGAGGTGCTCGCGGTGCAGTATCCCGGCCGCCAGGACCGGCGCGGCGAGCGCGGCCTCGGCAGCCTGCAGGAGCTGGCCGCCGACGTCTACCAGCAGTTGCGGCACGCCGACGCCCGGCCGACCGCGCTGTTCGGGCACAGCATGGGCGCCTCGGTGGCGTTCGAGGTGGCCCGGCTCATGGAGGCCGACGGCGTCGCCCCCGCGCACCTGTACGTCTCCGGCCGCCGGGCGCCCTCGGCCCACCGCGACGAGCGCATCCACCTGCGCGGCGACGCCGACCTGATCGCCGAGATCCGCCGGCTCGACGGCACCGCGGGCGGCCTGCTCGACGACCCGGACGTGCTGCGCATGTTCCTGGGCGTGATCCGGGACGACTACCGGGCCGCCGAGACCTACCGCTGGCAGCCCGGGCCGCCGCTGCGCTGCCCGGTCACCGTGCTGGTCGGCGACCGCGACCCCAAGGTGGACCTCGACGAGGCGGCCACCTGGCAGACCCACACCACCGGCCCGTTCGCGATGCAGGTCTTCGACGGCGGCCACTTCTATCTGCACAGCCACCAGGCCGCCGTGCTGGACACGATCCGGTCGGGCCTGACGCCGTCCCCCCGGCGCTGAGACAGCACACGGCACAGCCGCCGCCCACCGGCGCGGCCTGCCGGAACGGCCCGGAGCTCCACAAGAGCTCCGGGCCGTCCGTCTACCTGCAGGCGGGGGTCCTCAGGTAGTGATGGTGAGGTTGGTGTCGAGGTTCGCCGGCAGGTCGCTGCGCCGGGTCACGTTGAGCTTGCGATAGGTGCGGGTGAGGTGCTGCTCGACAGTGCTCGTGGTGATGTAGAGCTTGTCGGCGATCTCGCGGTTGGTGTAGCCGACCGCGGCCAGCGCGGCCACCCGGCGCTCGGCGTCGCTGAGCATGGCCACCGCTCCCCCGGCGACCTCGGGCGCGGCCGGGTCACCGGTCGTGTCCAGCTCCTCGTCCTGCGACAGGGCCCGCCGCAGCGGCGTTGCCTCGCACTGCTCGGCCAGGGTGCGGGCCCGGTGGCCGATCATGCCGGCCCGGCGTGACTCGCCGAGCGCGTGGTAGGCCTGGGCCAGGTCGACCAGCGTGCGGGACAGCTCGTACAGGTCGCCGCTGTTCTGCAGCAGGTCGGCCGCCTGACGCAGCAGCATCGGCCGGTGCCGCAGCTGCCCGGTCGCGGCCAGCAGCCGCAGCCCCACCCCCTGCGCCCGCGGCATCTCCTTGGTGCAGCGGTTGAGCTGTTCCTCGGCGAGCCGGCGGGCCTGCCCGGGCCGGCCCATCCGCAGATAGGTCTCGGCCGCGTCGGACCGCCAGGCGACCAGGCCGGGCGCGTCCACACCCCAGGCCGCCATCAGGTCGCCGCACCGCTGGAAGTCGCGCAGGGCCAGGCCGAGGTGGTCGGTGGCCAGGCTGTAGCGCCCGCGGGCCTGCAGGTAGTGCAGCCCGTAGCGGGTCTGGAACATCGCCTCGGGCACCGGCTGGTCGAGCTGCTCGCGGACGTCGTCGAAGTCGCCCATCGCGAGCGACGCGATGATCAGCAGGGAGAGCGGGTGCCCGATGGCCACACCCCAGCTGGCCGGGGGCATGATCTCGAGCGCGGTCCGGGCGTAGCGGGCGGCCCCCGGCAGGTTGCCGGTACGGACGGCGACCTCGGCCCGGACCACGGCCAGGCGGGCCTGCCGGCTGGGCGCCCGCCGGGTGTAGGCCTCCTCGACGAACATGTCGCACCAGCCGGCGGCCCGGTCGGCGTGCCCGGCGTAAGTGAGCGCCAGCAGCGCGCTCTCCACGGTGTCGAGCGACATCTCGTCGAGCCGGGAGCCGCGCAGGATGCGCTCCACGGTCTCGCTGACGTCCGGTCCCGGGGTCGAGCTGATCACCGAGGCCAGGGTGCGGGCGGCGGCGAACCGGCGGCTGGCCGACACGGTCGACACCGGCGTGGTGCTCTTGGGCAGGTGGGCCACGAACGGGGCGTACGTGCAGCGCAGCCAGGGCCGGGTCGCGGCCAGCTCGGCCGACGTGTCGGCGTCGAGCTCGCCGGCCCGGGCGCCGAGGTGGTCGAGCACGTGCTCGGCCTCGCCGAACTGCCCGTGCCAGAGCAGCGCCTTGGCCAGCACCAGCGCGTCGCTGCCGCGCAGCACTCCCTTCTCCAGCGCGCCCGAGAGCTCGGGCAGATAACCGGCCGAGGTGCTCGGGTTGATCCGCCACTCGGCGCGGACCAGCGTGGTCATGATGCGGACCCGGTGCTTGTCGTCGGTGCACGCCTTCCAGGCCAGCTTGAGATAGCTGACCGCGGCCTCGACCCGGCCGTCGCGCAGCGCCTGGCGGGCGGCGTCCTCGAGCACGGTGACACCCCAGGTCTGGGTGACGTCGCTCGCGTGCACCAGGTGCTCGGCCACCTCGCGGGTGGAGGCGCCCCGGTCGTACGCCAGCACCGCGGCCCGCCGGTGCAGCTCGGCGCGCTGCTCCGGGCCGACGTCGGCCAGCACGGCGGCGCGGGCGGCCGGGTGGCGGAAGGCGCCCATGCTGAGCAGCCCGGCCGCGGTCAGCGACCGGACGGCCTGCTGGGCGTGCTCGGGGTCGATCGAGGTGAGCTGGTCGAGACTTTCCGGGTCGGCCAGCACGGCCACCCCGCGGGCCACCTCGAGCAGCCGGGGCTCGGCCTGGCGCAGGCAGTTCATGACGGCCGCGGCGTAGGCCTCGCCCACCACGGGCTCGTCCGGCTCGGCCCCGGTCTCGGCGACCGCCTGCCGGTGATCGGCCACCAGGGCCTTGAGCAGGAGCGGGTTGCCCCCGCAGAGCTGATACCAGCGGTCGGCCAGCCGCTCGGCGACCTCCGCGCCGGCCAGCTCCTCGGCCAGCAGGCGCACGCCGCCGCCGGAGAGCGCCTCCAGCGGGATGTGCACGCCGTGACCGGGCCGCAGCAGGTCGTTCTGCCAGTCCGGTTCCTCGGTGCGGCCGAACGTGCTGCGGCTGAAGACCACCAGCAGGTGGGCCGGGCGCACCCGGCGGGCCAGGTAGGACAGGCAGAGCAGCGACGCCCGGTCGGCGTGGTGCACGTCGTCGACCAGCAGCGCGATCGGGTGCCGTTCGGCCAGGTCGAGCAGGATGGTGCACAGTCCGTGAACGATCTGGACGTCGATGTGCCCGTCCGCCATGTCCTCCGCGACCATGGCGGCCCGAGTCCCCTCGAACAGCAGGTTCATCGCCCGCTCGCGTTCCGGCGGCGGCAGCGGCGCGTCGTGGAACAACTGGCTGAGCAGGGCGAGCGGCAGGTCCCGCTCGGCCCGCGAGCCGATCGCCGTGACGGCGAGGGCCCCGCCGTCGGCGGCGCGGTCGGCCAGGGCGCTCAGCAGCGCGCTCTTGCCCGTCGCGACCGTGCCGGTGACCAGGGCGACCCGGCCACGGCCCGCGGCCGCGTCCGCCAGGAGCCCGTCGAGGCGGGTGAGCGCCTCGTTCCGCTCGACCAGTGCCATGTCAGGACCTCCTTGCTCGTCCCCGGCCGGCGGGAGGCGCCGGTGGCGGGAGGCACCGGACTCCCCGGTACTGGCATCAGCCTGGCCCCTCCCGCTATCGGGCCGCCTTCGGCGCCTTATCGCCGGGCGCCGGCGCAGGTCAGGCCGCCCGCCGCGTCTCCTCGTAGTCAGGAACGTCGATGGCGTTGGCCGCCTTGTGCAGGGGGGCCATCATCGCGGCCATCAACCGGTCCCGTCCGGGCAGCTTGGACATCACCGACAGCATCGTCATCGACGTGCGGACCTGACCCTTGCTGCCGAGCACCATGCGCTTGATGTTGGCCGGGCCGAGTTTCTGGTTGCGTTCGGCGAAGGGGCGCATCCGCCGCTCGTAGGCCGCGAAGCCGGCCCCGTGGTCGCCGCCGGCCGCCGCCAGCTCGCCGGCCAGCACGTACCCGCCGACCAGGCCGAGGCTGGTGCCCTGACCGGAGGAGGGGGCCGCGCAGTGGGCGGCGTCGCCGACCAGCGCGACGTTGCCGGTCGACCAGCTGTCCATGTGGACCTGGCTCAGCGTGTCGTAGTAGAAGTCGGGCGCGGCGTCGACCGCCTCGAGCAGGCGCGGCACCTCCCAGCCCTGGTCGGCGTAGGCCTCGCGCAGCGCCCGGCGGGGGTCGCTCTCGTCGATGCCCTCGGGCGCGGTGAACAGGAACATCGCCTTGGCGCCGGTGTCGCGGGCCGTGCTGTAGACCAGTGTCGTGCGGCCCGGGCTGACGTACGTCAGTTCCTCGCGGTCGATGCCGAGGTGGTTGGGGACGGTGTAGATGGCGACCCGGTAGCCCAGGTCGCGGACGTATTCGCGCTCCGGCCCGAAGGCCAGGGCGCGGGTGCGCGAGTGCACCCCGTCGGCCCCGACGATCAGGTCGAACGACTCGGTGCGGCCGCCGGCGAAGGTCACCTCGGTGCCGTTGATCGCGGTCACCGAGTCACCGAAGCGGTAGTCGATCTCGTCCCGGGTGGACTCGAAGATCAGGCGGTTGAGGTCGCCCCGGAGGATCTCGGCGTCGTCGTCCTCACGGGCGCCGAAGCTGTCACCGTTCATGCTGGCGACCCGGCGGCCGGTGCGGTCGACCACCGCGCCGCTGCGCACGTCGGTGCGCAGCTCACGAACCCGGTCGAGCAGACCCATGCGCTGCACGACGGGGATCGCGGCGCCGCGGATGTCCACCTTGTAGCCGCCGTCGCGCAGGGCCGGGGCCCGCTCGACGACAGTGGGCGTGAAGCCGTGGCGACGCAACCAGAAGGCGAGGCTGACACCGGCGATGCCGGCTCCGGAGATGAGGACCGTCTTCGTCATGCGTTCGATAGTACGCACGTTTGAGACATCTGTGCAAGACGTTTGTCCACCTAGGGAACGCGGCGGGCCGCCCCCTAGGGGAGCGACCCGCCAATTGTACGTGCGTCGATTAATTTACGGCCGCCACCAGCTCTTCCTCAGTGGAAGACGGCACGTCCGGAGAGGACTCGCCGGGCGGCTTGGGGGCGTCCTTGACGTGCCGCAGGGCGACCGCGGCCACCACCGCGCCGATCAGGCTGACCAGCGTGGCCGCCATCGCGACGACGTGCATCTCGTCCACGAACGCCTGGTGCGCCTTGTCCAGCAGCTCGGTCGCGGCCTGCCCGGACAGCCGCTGAGCGGCCGCCACGGCGCCGCCCAGCGTCTCCTGGGCCGAGGCCGGCCCGACGCCGTCCATCAGCTTGCTGTAGATGGCCGTGCCGATGCTGCCCAGCACCGCGACCCCGACCGCGCCCCCGAACTCCTGGCCGGTCTGCAGCACCGCCGACGCCGAACCCGCCTTCTCCGGCGGGGCGCTGGCCACCACCATCTCGGTGATCATGGTCATCACCACGGCCAGGCCGGCCGACAGCGCGGTCAGACCGCTCAGCAGGATGGCCAGGCCGTGCTCGACCGGGGTGAACGTGATGGTGAAGAAGCCCGCCGCGGCCAGCCCGAAACCGCCGCTGACGACGAACGCCGGGCGGACCTTGCGGACGATCGCCGTGGCCACCGGGACGGCCAGTCCGACCGCGACGGTGCCCGGGATGCTCCACAGCGCCGCCCGGAACGGGCTCAGCCCGGCCACCATCTGCAGGTACTGCGTGGTGAACAGGGAGAACCCGACCAGACCGAACAGCGCCATCAGGTTGATCGCGATCGAGGCGCCGAAGGCGCGCTGCCGGAACAGGGTCAGGTCGAGCATCGGGTTGCTGACCACCTGCTGCCGGCGGATGAAGGCCACCGCGAGTGCGAGGCCGGCCACCACCGCCACCACCGGGAGGGTGCCGAACCCGTACGCGGCGATGCGCTTGAGGCCGTAGATGACCGGCAGCACCGCGCCCAGCGAGAGCACCGCGCTGATGATGTCGAAACGGCCCGCGCCGGGCACCTTGAACTCGGGCAGCAGGATCGGGCCGGCCACCACGAGCAGCACCATCACGGGCACGTTGATGAGGAAGACCGAACCCCACCAGAAGTTGTCCAGCAGCAGGCCGCCGATGATCGGGCCGAGCGCGGCGCCCGCCGCCATGCCGGCCGACCAGGCCGCCACCGCGCTGCGGCGCTGCTTCTGGTCGTGGAACAGGTTGCGGATCAGGGCCAGGGTCGAGGGCATGAGCGTGGCGCCCGCGATGCCCATGGCCGCGCGGGCGGCGATGAACGACTCGGCCGAGGACGCGTACGCGGCGATCAGGGAGCCGGCACCGAACGCGACCGCACCGGCCAGCAGCAGGAGCCGCCGGCCGATCCGGTCACCGAGCGTGCCCATGGTGAGCAGCAGACCGGCGAGCACGAAGGCGTAGATGTCGACCATCCACAGCTGCTCGACGCCGGTCGGCTGCAGTTCCGCGCTCATGGCCGGCAGTGCGTAGTAGAGCACCGTCAGATCCATCGAGACCAGCAGAACGGGGAGCAGCAGTACGCAGAGGGCGAACCATTCCTTTCGGCCCGCCACTGAAGGTGCATTGGTTCGGGTCATGCCATGACGGTAGGAAAATGCGCAACCGACAGTCCAGAAGAATTGCCGCCCCTGCGGGGTCAGCGCATTTCCGATAGGGGTTTCCGTATTCCGATAAGGGGTTGCCACCACGACGTTCACCTGCTCGGACCGTTGTCGGCAGTGGGCGAGGCGGCGCGCTAGGGGTGTGCCCGCGATCGTGGCGACCATAGCCTCGACAGCGGGCCGGTGCGCCTTTCTCTTTCTCTTTCGACGTATGTGTGGGG from the Paractinoplanes abujensis genome contains:
- a CDS encoding 4'-phosphopantetheinyl transferase family protein; this translates as MIEDILPAGVVAVDTFDDPPDATLLPEEEQFVAKAVEKRRREFTTARHCARAALGRLGRPPAPILSGRMNEPLWPAGIVGTITHCAGYRGVVIAEQSVITTVGIDAEPNEPLTGGVLESVALPDERVHVSELLESRPEIRWDRMLFCAKEAVYKAWFPLAKRWLDFEDAVITLRPGPAGPQTGTFDARLLVVGPRVGGRRLTGFTGRWMVDHGLILTAIVVPAVVASRQDDDRIATGRH
- a CDS encoding thioesterase II family protein translates to MTVATVDTSLWLRSYHGAHAAPARLLCLPHAGGSASYYFPVSRALSPRIEVLAVQYPGRQDRRGERGLGSLQELAADVYQQLRHADARPTALFGHSMGASVAFEVARLMEADGVAPAHLYVSGRRAPSAHRDERIHLRGDADLIAEIRRLDGTAGGLLDDPDVLRMFLGVIRDDYRAAETYRWQPGPPLRCPVTVLVGDRDPKVDLDEAATWQTHTTGPFAMQVFDGGHFYLHSHQAAVLDTIRSGLTPSPRR
- a CDS encoding helix-turn-helix transcriptional regulator — translated: MALVERNEALTRLDGLLADAAAGRGRVALVTGTVATGKSALLSALADRAADGGALAVTAIGSRAERDLPLALLSQLFHDAPLPPPERERAMNLLFEGTRAAMVAEDMADGHIDVQIVHGLCTILLDLAERHPIALLVDDVHHADRASLLCLSYLARRVRPAHLLVVFSRSTFGRTEEPDWQNDLLRPGHGVHIPLEALSGGGVRLLAEELAGAEVAERLADRWYQLCGGNPLLLKALVADHRQAVAETGAEPDEPVVGEAYAAAVMNCLRQAEPRLLEVARGVAVLADPESLDQLTSIDPEHAQQAVRSLTAAGLLSMGAFRHPAARAAVLADVGPEQRAELHRRAAVLAYDRGASTREVAEHLVHASDVTQTWGVTVLEDAARQALRDGRVEAAVSYLKLAWKACTDDKHRVRIMTTLVRAEWRINPSTSAGYLPELSGALEKGVLRGSDALVLAKALLWHGQFGEAEHVLDHLGARAGELDADTSAELAATRPWLRCTYAPFVAHLPKSTTPVSTVSASRRFAAARTLASVISSTPGPDVSETVERILRGSRLDEMSLDTVESALLALTYAGHADRAAGWCDMFVEEAYTRRAPSRQARLAVVRAEVAVRTGNLPGAARYARTALEIMPPASWGVAIGHPLSLLIIASLAMGDFDDVREQLDQPVPEAMFQTRYGLHYLQARGRYSLATDHLGLALRDFQRCGDLMAAWGVDAPGLVAWRSDAAETYLRMGRPGQARRLAEEQLNRCTKEMPRAQGVGLRLLAATGQLRHRPMLLRQAADLLQNSGDLYELSRTLVDLAQAYHALGESRRAGMIGHRARTLAEQCEATPLRRALSQDEELDTTGDPAAPEVAGGAVAMLSDAERRVAALAAVGYTNREIADKLYITTSTVEQHLTRTYRKLNVTRRSDLPANLDTNLTITT
- a CDS encoding FAD-dependent monooxygenase is translated as MTKTVLISGAGIAGVSLAFWLRRHGFTPTVVERAPALRDGGYKVDIRGAAIPVVQRMGLLDRVRELRTDVRSGAVVDRTGRRVASMNGDSFGAREDDDAEILRGDLNRLIFESTRDEIDYRFGDSVTAINGTEVTFAGGRTESFDLIVGADGVHSRTRALAFGPEREYVRDLGYRVAIYTVPNHLGIDREELTYVSPGRTTLVYSTARDTGAKAMFLFTAPEGIDESDPRRALREAYADQGWEVPRLLEAVDAAPDFYYDTLSQVHMDSWSTGNVALVGDAAHCAAPSSGQGTSLGLVGGYVLAGELAAAGGDHGAGFAAYERRMRPFAERNQKLGPANIKRMVLGSKGQVRTSMTMLSVMSKLPGRDRLMAAMMAPLHKAANAIDVPDYEETRRAA
- a CDS encoding MFS transporter — encoded protein: MTRTNAPSVAGRKEWFALCVLLLPVLLVSMDLTVLYYALPAMSAELQPTGVEQLWMVDIYAFVLAGLLLTMGTLGDRIGRRLLLLAGAVAFGAGSLIAAYASSAESFIAARAAMGIAGATLMPSTLALIRNLFHDQKQRRSAVAAWSAGMAAGAALGPIIGGLLLDNFWWGSVFLINVPVMVLLVVAGPILLPEFKVPGAGRFDIISAVLSLGAVLPVIYGLKRIAAYGFGTLPVVAVVAGLALAVAFIRRQQVVSNPMLDLTLFRQRAFGASIAINLMALFGLVGFSLFTTQYLQMVAGLSPFRAALWSIPGTVAVGLAVPVATAIVRKVRPAFVVSGGFGLAAAGFFTITFTPVEHGLAILLSGLTALSAGLAVVMTMITEMVVASAPPEKAGSASAVLQTGQEFGGAVGVAVLGSIGTAIYSKLMDGVGPASAQETLGGAVAAAQRLSGQAATELLDKAHQAFVDEMHVVAMAATLVSLIGAVVAAVALRHVKDAPKPPGESSPDVPSSTEEELVAAVN